The following are encoded together in the Montipora capricornis isolate CH-2021 chromosome 5, ASM3666992v2, whole genome shotgun sequence genome:
- the LOC138049143 gene encoding tigger transposable element-derived protein 4-like translates to MDKRVEIIHFAAKNPSFGYRKIASAFSVGRTQVQSIIKKKEEILTAYQSNLSKGQKQKRQRTWKFSDVNQALWDWYTLCRSSNIPVSGTMLQEEALLIAEKLGIEGFAASNGWLESFKKTQNISTMSVAGEEGDVSSVTLESWKERSRELVRGWKPENIWNIDETGCFWKGLPEVSLNKKGSRCSGGKQSKQRNTWAFFVNAAGGKEDPIVIGQSERPRCFKALKDASRPYKCHYFANKKAWMNSDLMTDILTSLNRRLQLKQRKIMLFMDNTPCHPADLQDKLSNINIVFLPKNTTSKTQPLDSGIIASWKCRYKKRLLRHVCSKVDGSNSASDLVKSVNLLMSIEWGRQAWDDVSRETIVKCFKRTGLYPDEVDEEDDPFEGEEVSGLQELVTAMEVSCTAEEFLAAEDEIQICSGLFDSADPKWREKAREEILKNHKSISTEATPAKQFHVEDSDEEEDQTTKEPAIKSENEALRLSEMLLEYSRYHGQEDLTLAISKATDLLQKMKFKNLKQSRIDDYYC, encoded by the coding sequence ATGGACAAGAGAGTGGAAATAATCCACTTTGCAGCGAAAAATCCAAGCTTTGGTTACAGGAAGATTGCATCAGCATTCAGTGTTGGAAGAACTCAAGTACAGTCGATAATCAAGAAGAAAGAGGAAATACTAACCGCTTACCAGAGTAATCTTAGCAAAGGCCAGAAACAGAAACGACAACGTACATGGAAGTTCTCAGACGTCAATCAGGCCCTTTGGGACTGGTACACGTTATGCAGATCATCTAACATACCAGTCTCTGGTACTATGCTTCAAGAAGAAGCTCTATTAATAGCTGAAAAGTTAGGAATTGAAGGATTCGCCGCTTCGAATGGTTGGTTGGAATCGTTCAAGAAAACGCAAAACATAAGTACAATGAGTGTCGCTGGGGAAGAAGGAGATGTTAGTTCTGTGACCCTTGAAAGCTGGAAAGAAAGGTCAAGAGAACTGGTTAGAGGATGGAAGCCAGAAAATATCTGGAACATTGACGAAACTGGCTGTTTCTGGAAAGGTCTTCCTGAGGTGAGCCTGAATAAAAAGGGAAGCAGGTGTAGTGGCGGTAAGCAGTCAAAGCAGCGGAACACGTGGGCCTTTTTTGTCAATGCGGCAGGTGGGAAAGAAGATCCTATCGTAATTGGCCAGTCAGAAAGGCCTCGATGTTTTAAAGCCCTAAAAGATGCTAGCCGTCCTTACAAATGTCATTATTTTGCAAACAAGAAAGCCTGGATGAATTCAGACCTTATGACAGACATCTTGACGTCCTTAAACCGACGTTTGCAGTTGAAGCAAAGGAAGATTATGCTTTTCATGGACAACACCCCATGCCATCCAGCTGATTTACAAGATAAACTTTCCAATATAAACATTGTGTTTTTACCAAAAAACACAACATCGAAGACACAGCCATTGGATAGCGGCATAATCGCTAGCTGGAAGTGCAGATACAAGAAAAGGTTGTTGCGTCATGTTTGTAGTAAAGTGGATGGATCAAACAGTGCGAGCGACCTTGTGAAATCTGTCAACTTGTTGATGTCTATCGAATGGGGAAGGCAGGCATGGGATGATGTCTCGAGAGAAACAATTGTCAAATGTTTCAAAAGAACTGGGTTGTACCCTGATGAAGTTGACGAGGAGGACGATCCTTTTGAGGGAGAAGAAGTTTCAGGATTGCAGGAACTCGTTACGGCAATGGAAGTATCCTGTACTGCAGAAGAGTTTTTAGCGGCTGAAGATGAAATTCAGATATGCTCTGGTCTCTTTGACTCAGCAGATCCAAAGTGGAGAGAAAAGGCAAGAGAAGAAATTTTGAAGAATCATAAGAGCATTTCCACTGAAGCAACACCAGCAAAGCAATTTCACGTGGAAGACTCGGACGAAGAGGAGGATCAAACCACAAAGGAACCAGCCATTAAATCGGAAAACGAGGCGTTACGATTA